A region of Drosophila suzukii chromosome 2L, CBGP_Dsuzu_IsoJpt1.0, whole genome shotgun sequence DNA encodes the following proteins:
- the LOC108021655 gene encoding uncharacterized protein isoform X2, producing the protein MPLNIKKVLVCDAVDKSCVELLEQHGINVTYKLKLPVEELCQEVKHSGWQFYFGLRADVHPNWLPGPSRRPRRSEHEGGSLGQEALCRHRALWKNPGRPGTGTHWSRGRHSHEDLGHADYRIRSHHHRGGGQGGRHREDDAGGDLATGGLHNRAHAADPSHQKSHIDGDPGQVQAGCQGGKCGPRRHRR; encoded by the exons ATGCCCCTCAATATCAAGAAAGTGCTGGTCTGCGATGCAGTGGACAAATCCTGCGTGGAGCTGCTGGAGCAGCACGGGATTAAT GTTACCTACAAGCTGAAACTCCCCGTGGAGGAGCTGTGTCAGGAAGTTAAG CACTCCGGGTGGCAATTCTATTTCGGCCTGCGAGCTGACGTGCATCCTAATTGGCTCCCTGGCCCGTCCCGTCGTCCCCGCCGGTCAGAGCATGAAGGAGGGTCGCTGGGACAGGAAGCTCTATGCCGGCACCGAGCTCTATGGAAAAACCCTGGCCGTCCTGGGACTGGGACGCATTGGTCGCGAGGTCGCCATTCGCATGAAGACCTGGGGCATGCGG ATTATCGGATACGATCCCATCACCACAGAGGCGGAGGCCAAGGCGGCAGGCATCGAGAAGATGACGCTGGAGGAGATTTGGCCACTGGCGGATTACATAACCGTGCACACGCCGCTGATCCCAGCCACCAGAA ATCTCATATCGACGGAGACCCTGGCCAAGTGCAAGCAGGGTGTCAAGGTGGTAAATGTGGCCCGCGGCGGCATCGTCGATGA
- the LOC108021655 gene encoding D-3-phosphoglycerate dehydrogenase isoform X1 yields MPLNIKKVLVCDAVDKSCVELLEQHGINVTYKLKLPVEELCQEVKSFDAAIVRSDTKITAEVLAAGSGSLKVVGRAGAGVDNIDVPAATAHNVVVLNTPGGNSISACELTCILIGSLARPVVPAGQSMKEGRWDRKLYAGTELYGKTLAVLGLGRIGREVAIRMKTWGMRIIGYDPITTEAEAKAAGIEKMTLEEIWPLADYITVHTPLIPATRNLISTETLAKCKQGVKVVNVARGGIVDEQAVLDGLESGKVAGAAFDVYPEEPPKSAVTKALIAHPKVVATPHLGASTSEAQVRVAVEVAEQFIALNGTSPKYTTYAGVINKDALAHYQ; encoded by the exons ATGCCCCTCAATATCAAGAAAGTGCTGGTCTGCGATGCAGTGGACAAATCCTGCGTGGAGCTGCTGGAGCAGCACGGGATTAAT GTTACCTACAAGCTGAAACTCCCCGTGGAGGAGCTGTGTCAGGAAGTTAAG AGCTTCGACGCCGCCATTGTTCGCTCGGATACGAAAATAACCGCGGAAGTTCTGGCCGCCGGATCCGGCAGTCTGAAGGTTGTTGGCCGTGCGGGGGCGGGCGTTGATAACATCGATGTCCCTGCAGCCACGGCGCATAATGTCGTTGTCCTAAA CACTCCGGGTGGCAATTCTATTTCGGCCTGCGAGCTGACGTGCATCCTAATTGGCTCCCTGGCCCGTCCCGTCGTCCCCGCCGGTCAGAGCATGAAGGAGGGTCGCTGGGACAGGAAGCTCTATGCCGGCACCGAGCTCTATGGAAAAACCCTGGCCGTCCTGGGACTGGGACGCATTGGTCGCGAGGTCGCCATTCGCATGAAGACCTGGGGCATGCGG ATTATCGGATACGATCCCATCACCACAGAGGCGGAGGCCAAGGCGGCAGGCATCGAGAAGATGACGCTGGAGGAGATTTGGCCACTGGCGGATTACATAACCGTGCACACGCCGCTGATCCCAGCCACCAGAA ATCTCATATCGACGGAGACCCTGGCCAAGTGCAAGCAGGGTGTCAAGGTGGTAAATGTGGCCCGCGGCGGCATCGTCGATGAACAGGCCGTGCTCGACGGCCTTGAGAGTGGAAAAGTGGCCGGCGCTGCCTTCGACGTTTATCCCGAGGAGCCGCCCAAGTCTGCGGTCACCAAGGCCCTCATCGCCCATCCGAAGGTGGTGGCCACGCCCCATCTGGGGGCCAGCACCTCGGAGGCGCAGGTTCGCGTTGCGGTGGAAGTTGCGGAGCAGTTTATCGCACTCAATGGAACCTCTCCGAAATACACCACTTATGCGGGCGTTATCAACAAAGATGCCCTTGCCCATTACCAGTGA